The DNA window GAGATCGGTGGCTCTGTCGGCCATCTCTGTGGCATAGGCAGGGGTGACGTCTTTGTTATACAAGACTGAGTCTAGACGACAGCCTTTGTAAGCGAGGACGTAGAGTTCCTTCATATCCCGAATCAGGGGATAGCGAGGGTTGGCCCCTGTACATTGGTCATCGAAGGCCTGGTCGGCCATCTCTTCAAGCTGCTCATAGAAAGCCTGCTCGTCCTCAGATAAGACTTCCTTAATGGTCATGGGCATATCGAGCTCTTTCTTCAGGTTTTCGATAGCATTGACCAGCAAGTCAACCTTTTCATCCTCGGTGGTGCCCCCTAGTTGCAGATGGTCGGCAATGCGGGCATAGCGCCACTTGGCATTGGGGTATTTGTATTGAGGAAAGATCGCTTGCTTGAAGGGAATATCGGTGGAGTTATAGCGGATCACGTGGGAGATCATCAGGGCGTTGGCTAAGCCATGGGGCACATGGAAGGTCGAGCCAAGCTTGTGGGCTAGGGAGTGGCAGACGCCTAGAAAGGCATTGGCAAAGGCCATGCCGGCCATGGTGGCTGCATAATGCACCTTTTCCCTGGCCTTGGGATCATTGGCACCATTTTTGTAGGCGCTGGGTAGGTACTTAAACAACAGGCGAATGGCTTCTAGGGCCAAGCCATTGGTGAACTCGGTTGCTAGAACCGAGACATAGGCTTCTAGGGCGTGGGTGAGAGCATCCACACCACCGTAGGCCGTGAGCGTCTTGGGCATGTGCATCACCAAGGACGGATCGACGATGGCCATGTTGGGGGTGAGGGCATAGTCCGCTAAGGGGTATTTAATGCCGGTGCTGTCATCGGTGACCACCGCAAAGGGCGTCACTTCAGATCCAGTTCCGGAGGTGGTGGGCACGGCAATTAGCATGGCTCTATCACCCAAGGGCGGCAGTTCATAGACGCGTTTGCGGATATCCATAAACCGCATGGCCAGTCCATCAAACTGGATTTCCGGATGTTCATACATCAGCCACATCACCTTAGCCGCATCCATCGGTGATCCACCGCCAATGGCAATAATCACATCGGGCTGGAAGCTATTCATCACCGCCACCCCTTTCATGACAGTCGATAGGGATGGATCAGGCTCAACATCATAGAAGGTTTGGTGCTTCAGCCCAATTTCCTCCAATACTTCCGTCACACTTTCTGTGATGCCTAGGTTGTAGAGAGGTTTATCGGTGATGATGAAGGCTCGCTTTTTGCCCGCGAGTTCCTTGAGGGCAACGGGTAAGGCTCCACAGCGGAAGTACACCTTGGGCGGCACACGGAACCACAACATATTCTCCCGACGTTCCGTCACGGTTTTAATGTTGAGCAAATGGTGGGGCGCAACGTTTTCGGAAACAGAGTTTCCGCCCCAGGTGCCGCATCCTAGGGTCAAGGATGGATCGAGCTGGAAGTTATACAGATCACCGATCGCCCCTTGGGAGGCTGGCGTATTGATCAAAACCCGCGCGGTTTCCAGATGAGACTTAAACTGGCGAATTCGGTCTTCGTTGTTGGGATGGGTGTAGAGAACGGAGGTATGGCCATGCCCCCCAAAGGCAATCAGCGCTTCCGCCTTGGTGACCGCTTCCGAAAAGTCTGACGCCCGATACATGGCGAGGATCGGCGATAGTTTTTCATAGGCAAAGGGTTCCTCGGGGGCGATCGCTTCCACTTCACCAATCAAAACCCGAGCTCCCTTGGCTTGCTCGATGCCGGCTAGATCTGCCAGGACATCAACGGGCTGCCCCACGATCGCCGCATTCAAACGACCATTCACCAAGATAATGTTGCCAACCTTCTGCC is part of the Leptolyngbya sp. CCY15150 genome and encodes:
- the adhE gene encoding bifunctional acetaldehyde-CoA/alcohol dehydrogenase, encoding MSVTNSDELETLVQSVKAAQETYSKFTQEQVDVIFKQAALAANTARIPLAKLAVEETGMGVVEDKVIKNHFASEMIYNKYKNERTCGVIESDPSFGFQRIAEPVGILAGIVPTTNPTSTAIFKALLALKTRNAIIFSPHPRAKGCTIAAARIVLEAAVKAGAPEHIIGWIDEPTVPLSQQLMQHPDVKLILATGGPGMVKAAYSSGNPSLGVGAGNTPAVIDETCHIKMAVSSILISKTFDNGMICASEQSVVVVDSVYDQVRQEFLERGAYILNEEERQKVGNIILVNGRLNAAIVGQPVDVLADLAGIEQAKGARVLIGEVEAIAPEEPFAYEKLSPILAMYRASDFSEAVTKAEALIAFGGHGHTSVLYTHPNNEDRIRQFKSHLETARVLINTPASQGAIGDLYNFQLDPSLTLGCGTWGGNSVSENVAPHHLLNIKTVTERRENMLWFRVPPKVYFRCGALPVALKELAGKKRAFIITDKPLYNLGITESVTEVLEEIGLKHQTFYDVEPDPSLSTVMKGVAVMNSFQPDVIIAIGGGSPMDAAKVMWLMYEHPEIQFDGLAMRFMDIRKRVYELPPLGDRAMLIAVPTTSGTGSEVTPFAVVTDDSTGIKYPLADYALTPNMAIVDPSLVMHMPKTLTAYGGVDALTHALEAYVSVLATEFTNGLALEAIRLLFKYLPSAYKNGANDPKAREKVHYAATMAGMAFANAFLGVCHSLAHKLGSTFHVPHGLANALMISHVIRYNSTDIPFKQAIFPQYKYPNAKWRYARIADHLQLGGTTEDEKVDLLVNAIENLKKELDMPMTIKEVLSEDEQAFYEQLEEMADQAFDDQCTGANPRYPLIRDMKELYVLAYKGCRLDSVLYNKDVTPAYATEMADRATDLQPDVAIATS